In Osmerus mordax isolate fOsmMor3 chromosome 24, fOsmMor3.pri, whole genome shotgun sequence, the following are encoded in one genomic region:
- the LOC136932767 gene encoding rho-related BTB domain-containing protein 2-like, which produces MDSDMDYERPNVETIKCVVVGDNAVGKTRLICARACNATLTQYQLLATHVPTVWAIDQYRVCQEVLERSRDVVDEVSVSLRLWDTFGDHHKDRRFAYGRSDVVVLCFSIANPNSLYHVKTMWYPEIKHFCPRAPVILVGCQLDLRYADLEAVNRARRPLARPIKSNEILPPEKGREVAKELGVPYYETSVVAQFGVKDVFDNAIRAALISRRHLQFWKSHLRNVQRPLLQAPFLPPKPPPPIITVPPPPTTTDEHPGRLLEDSLCADVILVLQERQKIFAHKIYLATSSSKFYDLFIMDTRPEEAERPPRPAPLSGRELLMRAASFDVCESSAEGGRANLRACTSDGTLRDLEGRGRLLSSWSRAFVSIQEEVVDDPVTYSPRPMTVVHMDQSMQLGPFRAVLRYLYTGQLDEHEKELMHIAHIAELLEVFDLRMMVANILNNEAFMNQEITKAFHVRRTNRVKECLAKGTFSDVVFKLDDGTIMAHKPLLISSCDWMAAMFGGPFVESCTKEVLFPNTTRSCMRAVLEYLYTGRFCSRADLDAMELIVLANRLCLPHLVALTELYTVTVLMETSMMGADIDGDVLLYLEMAQFHCAQQLTGWCLHHICTNYNSVCRKFPRDMKAKSPENQEYFEKHRWPPVWYLKEDDHYQRTRKERDKEDYLYQRRQCKRKWLFWNLPSSPSSNSPSGSSAVI; this is translated from the exons ATGGATTCTGACATGGACTATGAAAGGCCAAATGTTGAGACTATAAAGTGCGTGGTCGTCGGGGACAATGCGGTGGGAAAGACGCGCCTTATCTGCGCCCGGGCATGTAACGCCACGCTCACTCAGTACCAGCTGCTCGCCACACACGTTCCCACTGTCTGGGCCATAGATCAGTACAGGGTTTGCCAGGAG GTTCTGGAACGTTCCAGGGATGTGGTGGACGAGGTCAGCGTGTCGCTGCGCCTCTGGGACACTTTCGGGGACCACCACAAGGATCGGCGTTTTGCCTACGGCAG GTCTGATGTGGTGGTGCTGTGTTTCTCCATCGCCAACCCAAACTCCCTGTACCATGTGAAGACCATGTGGTACCCTGAGATCAAGCACTTCTGCCCCCGTGCTCCAGTCATCCTGGTGGGCTGTCAGCTGGACCTGCGCTATGCTGACCTGGAGGCCGTCAATAGGGCCCGGAGGCCCTTGGCGAG ACCCATTAAATCCAACGAGATCCTGCCTCCAGAGAAAGGCAGGGAGGTTGCTAAGGAACTGGGAGTGCCATATTATGAGACCAGTGTTGTGGCACAGTTCGGAGTCAAGGATGTCTTTGACAACGCCATCCGTGCAGCCCTGATCTCACGACGTCACTTGCAGTTTTGGAAGTCCCACCTGCGCAACGTTCAGagacccctcctccaggcccccttCCTGCCAcccaaaccccccccacccataatCACAGTGCCCCCTCCCCCGACCACCACCGACGAGCACCCGGGCCGCCTTCTGGAAGACTCGTTGTGTGCTGACGTAATCTTAGTCctacaggagagacagaagatcTTCGCCCACAAGATTTATTTAGCCACGTCCTCCTCCAAGTTCTACGACCTCTTCATCATGGACACGCGACCCGAGGAGGCCGAGAGACCCCCCCGGCCGGCCCCTCTCTCCGGACGCGAGCTGCTGATGCGCGCCGCCAGCTTCGACGTGTGCGAGAGCAGCGCCGAGGGCGGCAGGGCCAACCTGCGAGCCTGCACCAGCGACGGCACCCTGAGGGACTTGGAAGGTCGAGGCCGGCTGCTGTCGTCCTGGAGCAGGGCCTTTGTCAGCATCCAGGAGGAAGTGGTGGACGACCCAGTGACTTACAGCCCCAGACCCATGACCGTGGTGCACATGGACCAGTCCATGCAGCTGGGGCCTTTCAGGGCTGTGCTGCGCTACCTGTACACGGGTCAGCTGGACGAGCACGAGAAGGAGCTGATGCACATTGCGCACATCGCCGAGCTGCTGGAAGTGTTCGACCTGCGGATGATGGTGGCCAACATTCTCAACAACGAAGCGTTCATGAACCAGGAAATCACCAAAGCCTTTCATGTCCGCCGCACCAACCGAGTTAAAGAATGCCTAGCCAAAGGAACCTTTTCCG atgttgtgtttaaGCTGGATGACGGAACGATTATGGCCCATAAACCCTTGCTTATCTCCAGCTGTGACTGGATGGCAGCCATGTTTGGAGGACCATTTGTGGAGAGTTGCACCAAAGAG GTGTTGTTTCCCAATACGACGCGCAGCTGCATGAGGGCCGTGCTGGAATACCTGTACACCGGACGCTTCTGTTCCCGGGCAGACCTGGACGCCATGGAACTCATTGTTCTGGCCAACCGTCTGTGTCTCCCACACCTCGTTGCCCTGACCG AACTATATACAGTGACGGTGCTGATGGAGACTTCCATGATGGGGGCTGATATTGATGGAGATGTCTTACTGTATCTGGAGATGGCCCAG TTCCACTGTgctcagcaactcactggctgGTGCCTCCACCATATCTGCACCAACTACAACAGTGTCTGCCGCAAGTTTCCCAGAGACATGAAGGCCAAGTCCCCAG AGAACCAGGAATACTTTGAGAAACATCGCTGGCCACCAGTATGGTACCTGAAGGAGGACGACCACTACCAGAGGACACGCAAGGAGCGGGATAAGGAAGACTACTTGTATCAGCGCAGACAGTGTAAACGCAAGTGGCTGTTCTGGAACCTTCCTTCATCTCCTTCTTCAAACTCTCCATCTGGTTCCTCGGCTGTCATCTGA